A region from the Lycium barbarum isolate Lr01 chromosome 8, ASM1917538v2, whole genome shotgun sequence genome encodes:
- the LOC132606734 gene encoding non-specific lipid-transfer protein 2-like produces MEMIGKIACFVVLCMVVVAPHAEALTCGQVQSGLAPCLPYLQGRGPLGGCCGGVKGLLAAAKTPADRKTACTCLKSAANAIKGIDAGKAAGLPGACGVNIPYKISPSTDCSKIQ; encoded by the exons ATGGAAATGATAGGAAAGATTGCATGCTTTGTGGTTTTGTGCATGGTGGTGGTTGCACCCCATGCAGAGGCACTGACTTGTGGCCAGGTTCAATCTGGCTTGGCACCCTGCCTCCCTTATCTGCAAGGCCGCGGCCCTCTAGGAGGCTGTTGTGGCGGAGTTAAAGGTCTGTTGGCTGCAGCCAAGACCCCAGCAGACCGCAAGACAGCGTGCACTTGCCTGAAATCAGCTGCTAATGCTATTAAGGGCATTGATGCTGGCAAAGCTGCTGGTCTCCCTGGTGCTTGTGGCGTTAACATCCCTTACAAGATCAGCCCCTCCACTGACTGCTCTAA GATCCAGTAA